The Leptospira johnsonii genome window below encodes:
- the asd gene encoding archaetidylserine decarboxylase (Phosphatidylserine decarboxylase is synthesized as a single chain precursor. Generation of the pyruvoyl active site from a Ser is coupled to cleavage of a Gly-Ser bond between the larger (beta) and smaller (alpha chains). It is an integral membrane protein.), translated as MLTTKLFPFLDLDLLKPYFYFLLFIGLYLTFRLKFPQIRFLFLAIKIFSGNMDYKGSRGRLVHSQAFYAGTGSSLLPGAILGSALALVLAGPGVLVWIWLSSFLIMPLRFVSSTLAIRFRIKLESGRYLSGPMYFIEKALRARWLAIAFSLACLLTVLSMGSAMPILGASFLAKNGLDIQGMTVPFLVSIIVVFVVLGGIRRIGKVSSYLAPIGLILFFLSYILLFRDHLGNFYFFLESVFKEAMQPFSLLLGGGFSLARIFSTGTGMFFLSTETGIGKSAGVAGVVRTDSAAKQGIVSMLATFFEGFVVATLVIYALFSFGVKDLESVKNFLFVLVNGPTDSARLALFASFLIFSIIAIAGWFYTGEQNARYIFGEKFANVYRILFVASLLGSAYAYVQFGEEFLLQVFGIGYGLALITAVPVLISLVLLAKVAQAELRKFLEGGAHYEIFKDFYLLLLSILPKNLVSLLFGILASLRLPRFIMIPILKAFAKAYKINLNEAELEIQEYNSLNQFFTRALKAGARITDSAENALVSPVDAKITGFGDINDQVILQAKGVDYNLKELIGGDKYLSKFQNGKYITFYLSPQDYHRIHSPAYGRILGYYYEPGKLFPVNELAVFGIRGLFPKNERLITFLQTEYGLVAVIKVGASNVGRIRVTYDKKIITNTLIRTTKEEDYKDVSIMIDKGAELGRFEMGSTVILILERDTFDFADLPLNEKVTYGTTIGTFRKQVLKLPR; from the coding sequence ATGCTAACAACTAAACTATTTCCGTTCTTGGATTTGGATCTTTTAAAACCATATTTTTATTTTTTACTCTTCATCGGGTTATACCTAACATTCCGTTTAAAGTTTCCACAAATCCGTTTTTTATTTTTAGCGATTAAAATTTTTTCCGGGAACATGGACTACAAAGGTTCCCGAGGACGTTTGGTACATTCTCAGGCATTCTATGCCGGAACAGGTTCCTCTTTACTTCCGGGAGCAATACTTGGTTCCGCATTGGCGTTGGTATTGGCAGGTCCAGGAGTTCTAGTTTGGATTTGGCTTTCCAGTTTTCTCATCATGCCTCTTCGTTTTGTTTCTTCCACCTTAGCGATCCGATTCAGGATCAAGTTAGAAAGTGGAAGATATCTTTCAGGTCCAATGTATTTTATCGAAAAAGCACTTAGAGCTAGATGGCTTGCAATCGCTTTCTCTTTGGCCTGTTTGTTGACTGTACTTTCTATGGGAAGCGCTATGCCTATTTTAGGAGCTTCCTTTTTAGCGAAGAACGGACTTGATATACAAGGGATGACTGTTCCGTTTTTGGTCTCGATCATAGTAGTATTCGTAGTATTAGGCGGGATCAGAAGGATCGGAAAAGTTTCTTCTTATCTAGCTCCGATAGGTCTCATTCTATTTTTCTTAAGTTATATCCTATTGTTTAGGGATCATCTAGGGAATTTTTACTTTTTCTTAGAATCGGTCTTTAAGGAAGCGATGCAACCATTCTCCTTATTACTTGGAGGAGGATTTTCTCTCGCAAGGATTTTCAGCACGGGAACAGGAATGTTCTTCTTATCCACTGAAACCGGGATCGGAAAAAGTGCGGGAGTTGCAGGAGTGGTTCGGACTGATTCCGCTGCAAAACAAGGGATCGTAAGTATGCTCGCTACATTCTTCGAAGGTTTTGTAGTAGCTACTTTGGTAATCTACGCGTTATTCTCCTTTGGAGTAAAGGATCTCGAATCGGTTAAAAATTTCTTATTCGTATTAGTAAACGGTCCTACGGATTCCGCAAGACTGGCTTTATTTGCATCCTTCTTAATATTTTCCATAATTGCGATCGCCGGATGGTTCTATACGGGCGAACAAAACGCTAGATATATCTTCGGAGAAAAATTTGCAAATGTATATAGGATCTTATTCGTAGCCTCTTTGCTAGGTTCTGCATATGCATATGTTCAATTCGGAGAAGAATTCTTATTACAAGTATTCGGCATCGGTTATGGACTCGCTCTTATTACCGCAGTTCCTGTACTCATTAGTTTGGTTCTTTTGGCGAAGGTGGCCCAAGCGGAACTACGAAAATTCCTGGAAGGCGGGGCGCATTACGAGATATTTAAGGACTTCTATCTCCTTCTTCTTTCCATCTTACCTAAAAACCTAGTTTCTTTGCTATTCGGGATCTTGGCCTCTTTAAGATTGCCAAGGTTTATCATGATCCCTATCTTAAAGGCGTTTGCAAAAGCTTATAAGATCAATTTGAACGAGGCAGAACTCGAAATACAAGAATACAATTCTTTAAACCAGTTTTTCACTAGGGCATTAAAAGCCGGAGCAAGGATTACCGACTCTGCGGAGAATGCGCTTGTTTCTCCAGTGGATGCAAAGATCACAGGTTTCGGAGATATCAACGATCAGGTGATCTTACAAGCAAAGGGTGTGGATTATAACCTGAAGGAATTGATAGGAGGGGATAAGTATCTCTCCAAATTCCAGAACGGAAAATATATCACATTCTATCTTTCTCCTCAGGATTATCATAGGATACATTCTCCTGCATACGGTAGAATATTAGGATATTATTATGAACCTGGGAAACTTTTCCCAGTGAATGAATTGGCGGTTTTTGGGATCAGAGGGCTTTTCCCTAAAAACGAAAGATTGATCACATTCCTGCAAACCGAATACGGATTGGTAGCGGTAATCAAAGTTGGAGCTTCCAACGTAGGTCGTATCCGTGTGACTTATGATAAAAAGATTATCACAAATACTTTGATCAGGACCACTAAGGAAGAAGATTACAAAGACGTTTCCATCATGATCGATAAAGGTGCGGAACTCGGAAGATTCGAAATGGGATCCACAGTCATCCTGATCTTAGAAAGAGATACTTTCGATTTTGCTGACCTTCCACTCAACGAAAAGGTAACTTACGGAACCACGATCGGAACTTTCAGAAAACAGGTATTAAAACTTCCGAGATAA
- a CDS encoding LIC_11366 family protein: protein MISLGAEENTTTTPKLKELPEKRTAEAPDTWEFGARLGFGMRGPNRFDQNLNGFSSNLNPLVASQTKQENTRGSFQGEFLARTRLSEDFKIGLIGGYRYYDPFHLTNLTSEPFYTQLNFQMESFYVLGMVWQEGRLNRYFRWETGLGLGITRALWVTNGYATEGKSYYQQEGNLKGSGLEFRLEGSLIHPINDRVSLSFGTYLSWINITSFDGSFNGDTASFYVRQDGRVSPLTESANQDNILLSNQYSRKLDMQSAYGGLFFGVNYKL from the coding sequence ATGATCTCCTTGGGAGCGGAAGAAAATACCACAACCACGCCTAAACTAAAGGAATTGCCTGAAAAGAGGACTGCAGAAGCCCCAGATACCTGGGAATTCGGAGCCAGACTCGGTTTTGGAATGAGAGGACCGAACAGATTCGATCAGAATTTAAACGGTTTTAGCTCCAACTTGAATCCTCTTGTGGCCAGCCAAACCAAACAAGAAAATACAAGAGGAAGTTTCCAAGGAGAATTTTTAGCAAGGACCAGACTGAGTGAAGATTTCAAGATCGGGTTAATAGGCGGATATAGATACTACGATCCATTCCATCTCACGAATCTTACCTCAGAACCTTTTTATACTCAGCTGAATTTCCAAATGGAAAGTTTTTATGTTTTAGGAATGGTCTGGCAAGAAGGACGGCTGAACAGATACTTCCGCTGGGAAACAGGACTTGGGCTTGGGATCACAAGAGCATTGTGGGTAACAAATGGTTATGCCACGGAAGGAAAATCTTACTACCAACAAGAAGGAAATTTGAAAGGAAGCGGGTTGGAATTCAGACTAGAAGGTTCTCTAATCCATCCGATTAACGACAGAGTTAGTTTAAGTTTCGGAACTTATTTGTCCTGGATCAATATCACTTCTTTCGACGGTTCCTTTAACGGGGACACTGCATCTTTTTATGTAAGACAAGATGGAAGAGTCTCTCCATTAACTGAATCCGCCAATCAAGACAATATATTACTTTCTAATCAATATTCGCGAAAATTAGACATGCAGTCCGCATATGGCGGACTGTTTTTCGGCGTGAACTATAAATTATAA